Sequence from the Hydrogenothermus marinus genome:
CATCTACTATCTTTTTAATTACACCTTCAGATATTAAAAGATGCTGACCAAACTTCTTTTTAGTTTTAAACTTTTTCATTTATTTGAGATGCTTTTTCAAGTAAAAGCTTTTTCATAAAATCTCTTGTGTCTTCTCTTTCCAAAGCAAAATCAATAATTGCTTTAATATATCCAATTTTATTTCCTGTATCATGTCTAATTCCTTCTATATCTTTTGAGTATATAGCTTCCTCATTTCTTAATGTCATTAAAGCATCTGTAAGCTGTAATTCTCCACCTTTCCCAAAAGGCGTTCTTTTTAATGCATCAAATATTTTAGGTGTAAGGATATATCTCCCTATAATTGCAGATGTTGAAGGTGCTTCTTCTGGTTTTGGTTTTTCTACCATATAATTTACAAGTTTAACTCCATCTTCTATATCATTTCCTTCTATTATTCCATATTTATATGTTTCTTCCTTTGGTACATTTGTAGTTCCGAGAACAGATTTACCAAATTTATAATAAACATCTATAAGTTGCTTTAATCCTGGGTTTTCATTATTAATTATAAGCTCATCTCCAAGTAAAACTGCAAAAGGCTCATTTCCAATAACCGGCTGTGCTGTTAAGATAGCATGTCCAAGTCCAAGCTGTTCTTTCTGTCTTATATATACAAACTCTGCCATATCTGAAATCTGTTTTACAATTTGTAAAAGCTCTTCTTTACCTGATTTTTCTAAAGCTAATTCTAAATCTGGTGCATAATCAAAATGATCTTCTATTGCTCTTTTATGTCTTCCTGTTATAAATACTATTGTTTCTATTCCAGATGCTACTGCTTCTTCAACTATATATTGAATAATTGGTTTATCAACTATTGGCATCATCTCTTTTGGTGTTGCTTTTGTAGCAGGTAAAAATCTTGTTCCAAATCCTGCTACTGGAATAACTGCTTTTTTAATTTTTTTCATTATTCCCCTCCAGTTTTTCAAGTACTTTTTTATATCCTTCTATTAAATCTCCAAGATCAAATCTAAATCTATCTTTATCAAGACTTTCTCCAGTTTTTATATCCCAAAATCTACATGTGTCAGGTGAAATTTCATCTGCAAGTACTATTTCATCTCCTTTTCTTCCAAACTCAAGTTTAAAATCAACTAAAATAATTCCATTTTCTTTCATAAACTCTTTTAAAATTTCATTTATCTTTAATGCAAGCTCTTTCATTTTTGCAACTTCTTCAGGTTTTGCAAGATTCATAGCATATATATGTTGTTCGCATATAATTGGATCATGTAGTTCATCATTTTTTAAGTAAAACTCTACAAGTGGTGGATTAAACTCTGTTTTTTCTTTTATACCAAGCCTTTTTACTATACTTCCTGCTGCTAAATTTCTTACTACTACTTCTACAGGAATTATATCAACTTTATAAACAAGCATTTCATTATCTGATAACTTTTTTATATAATGACTTGGTATTCCTTTATCTTTTAAAAGTTCAAAAAAGAAAGTAGCAATTGTATTATTTATTACCCCTTTACCTTTAATTTCTGCCTTTTTTACTGCATCAAAAGCAGTAGCACTATCTTTAAATTCCATTATTACTTTATCAGGCTCATCTGTTTTATATATTATTTTTGCTTTTCCTTCATAAAGTTTTTCTCTCTTTTCCATTTATAAACTCTCCTTTGAAAGTGATTCAAAATATCTAAATCTATTTTTTGAAAGTTGATTTATTTCCTCAAAAATCTCTTTTGCTTTGTCTTTTTGACCTTGAATATTATAAATTATTCCTTTTAATGTTAAAGCTGAAAGATAATTAAAATCATTTTGTTTTATTTTGTTTAAATTATTTAATGCTTTGTTATAGTTTTTATCTTTATAATCTAAATATCCTTCATACTCTGTAAAGTATGCTTTAAACTGATCTGTTTTTATATGTTTTTTTAACTTTTTTGTCAAATCTTTTGTATTTTTATTTTGCTCTTTATTTAGATTTATTTCTAAAGCATAAACAAGTTTTATATAAGGTGTGTCTGCAAAGTTTGCTTTAAAAAATTTTATATCTTTTTCTGCTTCTTTATATTTTTTTGAATCTATTTCTGACTGGATTTTATATATATAAATAGATGCTTGATTTAGTTTTTCATTTAGTTTTGCATTTCTATAAATAACAGAAATAATTAGTAAAATAATAGCTATTAATCCTGCTACAATATATTTTAAATAAGGTTTTAATCTATCATATAAATGAAGTAATTTATATTCAAGTTCTAAATCTACATTTTCTTCTACTGGCGGTTTTTGTTTTTTCATTTATAGCCTCTTATTATTTTTAAGTGAAAATAATTATATCAAGTTGCCATCACATATGCATATATATTTTTAGGATTTGCCTTCCTAAGTTCTTTAACAACTACTTTTGAAGTTGCTCCTGTTGTAATAATATCATCAAATATAAGTATATTTTTGCCTTTATAAATTTCTTTATTATTAAGAAAAAAGCTATTTTCTAAATTTTTTTCTCTTTCTTCTTTTGTAAGTTCTATTTGAAGTTTT
This genomic interval carries:
- the galU gene encoding UTP--glucose-1-phosphate uridylyltransferase GalU; the encoded protein is MKKIKKAVIPVAGFGTRFLPATKATPKEMMPIVDKPIIQYIVEEAVASGIETIVFITGRHKRAIEDHFDYAPDLELALEKSGKEELLQIVKQISDMAEFVYIRQKEQLGLGHAILTAQPVIGNEPFAVLLGDELIINNENPGLKQLIDVYYKFGKSVLGTTNVPKEETYKYGIIEGNDIEDGVKLVNYMVEKPKPEEAPSTSAIIGRYILTPKIFDALKRTPFGKGGELQLTDALMTLRNEEAIYSKDIEGIRHDTGNKIGYIKAIIDFALEREDTRDFMKKLLLEKASQINEKV
- the purC gene encoding phosphoribosylaminoimidazolesuccinocarboxamide synthase, encoding MEKREKLYEGKAKIIYKTDEPDKVIMEFKDSATAFDAVKKAEIKGKGVINNTIATFFFELLKDKGIPSHYIKKLSDNEMLVYKVDIIPVEVVVRNLAAGSIVKRLGIKEKTEFNPPLVEFYLKNDELHDPIICEQHIYAMNLAKPEEVAKMKELALKINEILKEFMKENGIILVDFKLEFGRKGDEIVLADEISPDTCRFWDIKTGESLDKDRFRFDLGDLIEGYKKVLEKLEGNNEKN
- a CDS encoding tetratricopeptide repeat protein, translated to MKKQKPPVEENVDLELEYKLLHLYDRLKPYLKYIVAGLIAIILLIISVIYRNAKLNEKLNQASIYIYKIQSEIDSKKYKEAEKDIKFFKANFADTPYIKLVYALEINLNKEQNKNTKDLTKKLKKHIKTDQFKAYFTEYEGYLDYKDKNYNKALNNLNKIKQNDFNYLSALTLKGIIYNIQGQKDKAKEIFEEINQLSKNRFRYFESLSKESL